A window from Carassius carassius chromosome 40, fCarCar2.1, whole genome shotgun sequence encodes these proteins:
- the LOC132122505 gene encoding dual specificity protein phosphatase 26-like, with product MARKLSRKEYLSVKDLEKVLDSCKLNLHQIDEVWPNLYIGNVGIAQNRSALQNLGITHILNAAHTKRGSITDQNYYGTSFVYCGIPADDSTHFDLDVYFKPAADFIHKALSTPDGKVLVHCIMGMSRSSSLVLAYLMLYHDMPLHTAIRRVIQKRAIYPNRNFLALLLDLDLQRKKKHRRCVLL from the exons ATGGCCCGTAAATTGAGCAGGAAAGAGTATCTGTCAGTCAAGGACCTGGAGAAAGTTCTGGACTCATGTAAGTTAAACTTGCACCAAATCGATGAGGTCTGGCCAAACCTGTACATCGGGAACGT AGGAATAGCACAGAACCGAAGTGCCCTGCAGAATCTGGGCATCACTCACATTCTGAACGCCGCTCACACCAAGAGAGGAAGCATCACGGACCAGAACTACTATGGCACTAGTTTTGTGTACTGTGGGATCCCCGCTGACGACTCCACACACTTCGATCTGGACGTTTACTTCAAACCGGCAGCAGATTTCATTCACAAAGCTCTCAGCACTCCTGACG GAAAAGTTCTGGTGCACTGCATCATGGGAATGAGCCGCTCCTCGTCGCTGGTGCTGGCATACCTGATGCTCTATCACGACATGCCTTTGCACACTGCCATACGGCGCGTCATCCAGAAACGAGCCATCTATCCCAACAGGAACTTCCTGGCTCTGCTGCTGGATCTGGACCTGCAGAGGAAGAAGAAACACAGACGATGTGTCCTGCTCTGA
- the LOC132122506 gene encoding dual specificity protein phosphatase 13-like, which translates to MDDSRETPSIKELEKILFGGKRSGNHVDEVWPNLFLGDMCVANDRFSVWKLGISRVLNAAHGTMHCQGSHQFYGSTVEYYGVPADDSPSFNLSVYFHPCADYIKQALSSPGERVLVHCAVGVSRSASLVLAYLMIHQRLSLLEAIHTVKEHRWIFPNRGFLKQLRALDATLR; encoded by the exons ATGGATGATAGCCGTGAAACACCCTCCATCAAAGAACTGGAGAAAATACTGTTCGGAGGGAAGAGGAGCGGAAATCATGTGGATGAAGTTTGGCCCAACCTTTTCCTGGGTGATAT GTGTGTGGCCAACGATCGCTTCAGTGTGTGGAAGCTGGGCATCTCTCGCGTCCTGAACGCCGCTCACGGGACCATGCACTGCCAGGGCAGCCACCAGTTTTACGGCTCAACAGTCGAGTATTATGGCGTCCCTGCTGACGATTCACCATCCTTTAACTTGTCGGTCTATTTTCACCCCTGCGCTGATTATATAAAGCAGGCTCTCAGTTCTCCAGGAG AGCGTGTTCTGGTTCACTGTGCGGTCGGTGTGAGTCGCTCGGCGTctctggttctggcttatctcaTGATACACCAGCGTCTTTCTCTACTGGAGGCTATTCACACAGTCAAAGAGCACCGCTGGATCTTCCCAAACCGAGGCTTTCTCAAACAGCTGCGGGCTCTGGATGCGACTTTACGCTGA